One region of Drosophila teissieri strain GT53w chromosome 2L, Prin_Dtei_1.1, whole genome shotgun sequence genomic DNA includes:
- the LOC122611768 gene encoding GATOR complex protein MIOS has product MSGNTHGLSWFPHFPDKFVSWGQEIHLYEVRRKDDHSQKSRLPYISVNYLANESRYQYARCVAASYHSDQPIIAVGLADGKVGICNFRDTYDSSWEYTPRQQRMCTCLAWNELDANILAIGHDRHRNDTCITIWDIERGVPKETANFFGVGESANSICWDRNHRTVIAGMSQKMIKLFDLRQSNATCQSIQTKTVQGLSVSPNGNYLCSYVDSVITLWDPRNIKSPLRQIQSSKNHLQIAWCPTRTSLLSSLQRDSSYITLYDIRSVDTDNSGEIYHVKRQISPFPAKYQHSGKFAFVNCLSWHSRDFERALLLADALNILDFRLPATLHTAHSNRRKLPLLMQRPLYTPASPTSTAATPTQQQPTSSCSTNSGSSLDFSSPGSPFNVDLLEPELFELDLVDETRQRALEDYGIKPDNKRFGELHLTPYLRNVWSTLNNVYSEDRLTGLKATLGINLGHTSEALMASSRIESQVLQWPEGINNSNKLICYRSEQRDLALQLCGWAFEQELDRFIDQLYANKEYSRAAMICVFHLKIFHACNILSSAADNMRDPSMYRITVIALSSFNADRCSSTWRNQRSSANMQIHDPHLRAVFSFLTMEKDNFDAVLKEEGVSLSDRMAFACKYLSETKLADYVTQQIQAAIDGGDLNGLLLTGESLDGINILQSYMDTSFDVQTVALVAINYFRQEHFVDKRIQYWIASYLDHLNSWGLWEKRAELDIKIESIRPSSRKSRTVFLSCNFCGKSVSNALLDEPRPRSTTTSTNRLSSCPSCRKPLPRCSLCLMHMGTMVNMSNGETPSTTPDVPGWQTKPFSKWFSWCQTCRHGGHTEHIMQWFKQNSECPVSSCNCRCFDMDGTKPNTLRDIS; this is encoded by the exons ATGAGCGGCAATACACACGGACTGAGCTGGTTTCCACACTTTCCCGACAAATTCGTATCCTGGGGCCAGGAAATCCATTTGTACGAGGTGCGCCGCAAAGATGACCACAGCCAGAAAA GTCGCCTGCCTTATATATCCGTGAACTACCTCGCCAACGAGTCGCGCTATCAATATGCCCGCTGCGTGGCCGCCTCCTATCACAGTGACCAGCCCATCATTGCAGTGGGTCTGGCGGATGGCAAAGTCGGGATTTGCAACTTCCGGGACACCTACGACAGCAGCTGGGAGTACA CTCCGCGCCAGCAGCGCATGTGCACCTGCCTCGCCTGGAACGAGCTGGATGCCAATATCCTGGCCATTGGACACGATCGCCATCGGAATGACACCTGCATCACCATCTGGGACATCGAGCGTGGTGTTCCCAAGGAGACGGCCAACTTCTTTGGCGTCGGCGAGTCGGCCAACTCCATATGCTGGGATCGAAATCATCGCACAGTCATTGCGGGGATGAGCCAGAAGATGATCAAGCTGTTCGATCTGAGGC AGAGCAACGCCACCTGCCAAAGCATTCAAACAAAGACAGTGCAAGGACTTTCAGTGTCCCCCAATGGCAATTATCTCTGCAGCTATGTGGACTCGGTGATCACTCTGTGGGATCCGCGAAATATCAAGAGCCCTCTCAGGCAGATTCAGTCCTCGAAGAACCATTTGCAGATCGCTTGGTGTCCAACCAGGACAAGCCTGCTCTCCTCCCTGCAACGGGATTCCTCCTACATCACTCTCTACGACATCCGCAGTGTGGACACGGACAATTCCGGCGAGATCTATCATGTAAAACGGCAGATAAGCCCCTTTCCGGCTAAGTATCAGCACAGTGGAAAGTTTGCGTTTGTAAATTGCCTGTCGTGGCATTCGAGAGATTTCGAGCGAGCTCTGCTCTTGGCAGATGCGTTGAACATCCTGGATTTTCGCCTGCCAGCCACCTTGCACACGGCGCACAGCAATCGCCGGAAGTTGCCACTTCTTATGCAGCGTCCGCTCTACACACCCGCCTCACCGACTTCCActgcggccacgcccactcagcAGCAGCCcacgagcagctgcagcacaaATAGCGGGAGTTCCCTGGACTTCAGCAGTCCTGGTTCGCCATTCAATGTGGACCTGCTGGAACCGGAGCTCTTTGAACTGGATTTGGTGGACGAGACGCGTCAGCGCGCTCTAGAGGATTATGGCATTAAGCCCGATAACAAGCGATTTGGAGAACTCCATTTGACACCGTATCTGCGCAATGTGTGGTCCACTTTAAACAATGTATACAGTGAGGATCGACTGACAGGCTTGAAGGCCACTTTGGGCATCAATTTGGGACACACCTCGGAGGCTTTGATGGCCAGCTCCCGCATCGAATCTCAGGTGCTCCAGTGGCCAGAGGGCATCAACAACTCCAACAAGCTCATATGCTACAG GAGTGAGCAGCGAGACCTGGCCCTCCAACTTTGCGGCTGGGCCTTTGAGCAGGAGCTGGATCGCTTCATAGACCAGTTATATGCAAACAAGGAATACAGCAGGGCAGCCATGATCTGCGTGTTCcacttgaaaattttccatGCCTGCAACATTCTTTCGTCGGCGGCGGACAACATGAGGGATCCCAGCATGTACAGGATCACCGTCATCGCCTTGTCCAGTTTCAATGCAGATCGGTGTAGCTCCACGTGGCGGAATCAGCGATCCAGCGCCAACATGCAGATACACGATCCACACTTAAGGGCTGTCTTCTCCTTTCTAACGATGGAGAAGGACAATTTTGATGCAGTGCTGAAAGAGGAAGGCGTGTCGCTATCAGACCGCATGGCCTTCGCCTGCAAATACTTGTCGGAGACCAAGCTGGCTGACTATGTGACGCAGCAAATCCAGGCGGCCATAGATGGCGGCGATCTCAATGGCTTGTTGCTCACTGGAGAGTCACTGGATGGAATCAATATACTGCAGTCCTACATGGACACCAGCTTCGATGTGCAG ACGGTAGCCCTGGTGGCCATCAACTACTTCCGGCAAGAGCACTTTGTGGACAAGCGCATCCAGTACTGGATCGCCAGCTACTTGGATCACCTCAATAGCTGGGGTTTGTGGGAGAAGCGGGCCGAGCTGGACATCAAGATCGAGAGCATTCGCCCATCCTCCCGCAAGTCCCGCACTGTATTCCTGTCGTGCAACTTTTGCGGCAAGTCTGTGTCCAATGCCTTGCTGGACGAGCCGCGCCCACGCAGCACCACCACTAGCACCAATCGGCTCTCCTCCTGCCCCAGCTGCCGAAAGCCACTGCCGCGCTGCTCGCTCTGCCTGATGCACATGGGCACGATGGTGAACATGAGCAATGGGGAGACGCCGAGCACCACGCCCGACGTACCCGGCTGGCAGACCAAGCCCTTCTCGAAGTGGTTCTCCTGGTGTCAGACTTGTCGCCACGGCGGACACACCGAGCACATCATGCAGTGGTTCAA GCAAAATTCAGAGTGCCCCGTGTCGTCGTGCAACTGTCGCTGCTTCGACATGGACGGCACCAAGCCGAACACGTTGAGAGACATTTCCTAG